From Polynucleobacter sp. MWH-Braz-FAM2G, a single genomic window includes:
- a CDS encoding MFS transporter: MSHITAKASLTMKQVLIFGGFMVTMSMGIRHGFGLFNLPITSANGWGRETFALTIALQNLIWGAVQPITGALADRYGAFKIMVAGGVLYALGLAGMAVSTDIMNFTLAGGLLIGLAQTATTYSVVYGILGRNVPADKRVWAMGIAAAAGSFGQFLMIPAEQGLLSAFGAQDALLMLALMASLMIPTAFMLREKNFAHSHNHGDQTIKQALKEAISNPSFRFLTLGYFVCGFQVVFIAVHLAPYLKDLSTSYPAVGAPAVATTALALIGLFNIFGTYSSGILGQRFPKRYLLSAIYLGRSIAITAFLLLPPTPMSTYIFAAIMGFLWLSTIPLTNGIVAQIFGVKYLTMLSGLVFFSHQLGSFCGAFLGGYLFDLTGSYSIVWKIAIGLGVFAFLVNLPVKERALQRTVNA, translated from the coding sequence ATGAGTCACATCACAGCAAAAGCAAGCCTCACTATGAAGCAAGTTCTCATATTTGGGGGTTTCATGGTCACCATGTCTATGGGTATACGACATGGCTTTGGGCTTTTTAATCTACCAATTACCTCTGCGAATGGCTGGGGTCGAGAAACTTTTGCACTAACAATCGCCCTCCAAAATTTAATCTGGGGCGCAGTGCAACCAATTACGGGCGCATTAGCCGATCGTTATGGCGCTTTCAAAATTATGGTTGCTGGTGGGGTGTTATACGCATTGGGATTAGCAGGCATGGCTGTCTCCACTGACATCATGAACTTCACCTTAGCTGGCGGATTACTGATTGGTCTTGCGCAAACCGCTACCACTTACAGCGTGGTGTATGGCATCTTGGGTCGCAACGTTCCTGCTGATAAACGGGTTTGGGCAATGGGCATTGCCGCTGCTGCTGGATCTTTTGGTCAGTTTTTGATGATTCCAGCAGAGCAAGGATTGCTGAGTGCATTTGGCGCTCAAGATGCACTTCTCATGTTGGCACTCATGGCTAGCTTAATGATTCCAACTGCTTTCATGTTGCGTGAGAAAAATTTTGCACACTCCCACAACCATGGCGATCAAACTATCAAGCAGGCTTTAAAAGAAGCGATTAGCAATCCGAGCTTTCGCTTTCTAACACTGGGTTATTTTGTGTGCGGTTTTCAGGTAGTGTTTATCGCGGTGCATTTAGCACCGTATCTCAAAGACCTCTCAACGAGCTATCCCGCTGTTGGTGCGCCGGCAGTTGCCACAACTGCGCTAGCCCTTATCGGTCTCTTTAACATCTTTGGCACCTATAGTTCAGGCATTCTGGGACAACGTTTTCCGAAACGATATTTACTTTCAGCAATCTATTTGGGTCGCTCTATAGCCATTACCGCTTTTTTACTGCTGCCACCCACCCCAATGAGTACCTATATTTTTGCTGCGATTATGGGCTTTTTGTGGCTATCCACCATTCCCTTGACGAATGGCATCGTGGCTCAAATCTTTGGCGTTAAATATCTGACGATGCTCTCTGGTTTGGTATTTTTCTCTCACCAACTAGGAAGCTTTTGTGGTGCATTCTTAGGGGGCTATTTATTTGACTTAACAGGTTCATATTCAATCGTTTGGAAAATTGCGATTGGATTGGGTGTATTTGCTTTCTTGGTTAATCTACCCGTCAAAGAACGTGCGCTACAGAGAACAGTTAATGCTTAG
- a CDS encoding CaiB/BaiF CoA-transferase family protein: MGALSHIRVLDLSRVLAGPWCAQNLADLGADVIKVERPGAGDDTRHWGPPFAKDANGHETEESAYFICINRNKRSITVDISKPEGQELIRQLTAESDVVIENYKVGDLAKYGLDYDSLKQIKPNLIYCSITGFGQSGPYAHRPGYDFIIQGMGGFMSVTGEAQDFEGSSPQKAGVAIADIFTGMYASTAILAAIVHRDNTGEGQYIDMSLLDTQVAVMANVSSAYLTSGEIPKRWGNASPIIVPYQTFPTSDGWMIVGAGNDGQFRHFVTAGGEAHLADNPQFASNPLRVEHRKQLIPLLEQMTRKKTKGDWIALLEQANVPCGPINNFKEVFENEQVIHRKVQVDVPHPTTGTMKLVASPMRLSKTPTEVRMAPPTLGQHTTEILHERLKLDDEAIEQLRNKGII; encoded by the coding sequence ATGGGAGCTTTAAGTCATATTCGCGTTTTAGACCTCAGCCGAGTCTTGGCTGGTCCATGGTGTGCTCAAAATCTAGCGGATTTGGGGGCAGATGTCATCAAAGTGGAAAGACCAGGTGCAGGAGACGACACTCGCCACTGGGGCCCTCCTTTTGCCAAAGATGCCAATGGTCATGAAACCGAAGAATCTGCCTATTTTATTTGCATCAACCGCAATAAACGCTCAATTACCGTGGATATTTCCAAGCCAGAGGGTCAGGAGCTGATCCGTCAACTTACTGCAGAGTCCGATGTCGTCATCGAAAACTACAAAGTAGGAGATCTCGCTAAATATGGTCTGGACTACGACAGTCTTAAGCAGATCAAACCAAACCTAATCTACTGCTCAATTACCGGCTTTGGTCAATCTGGACCCTATGCCCATCGCCCTGGATATGATTTTATTATTCAAGGCATGGGTGGCTTTATGAGTGTTACAGGCGAAGCCCAAGACTTTGAAGGCTCAAGTCCACAAAAGGCTGGTGTTGCTATTGCAGACATTTTTACTGGCATGTACGCCAGCACCGCGATCTTGGCAGCAATAGTTCACCGTGACAACACGGGCGAAGGTCAGTACATCGATATGTCTCTACTAGATACTCAAGTTGCTGTAATGGCAAACGTGTCTAGTGCCTATCTCACCTCTGGAGAAATTCCAAAGCGATGGGGAAATGCCTCTCCGATCATTGTTCCCTATCAAACATTCCCTACTTCAGATGGCTGGATGATTGTTGGCGCTGGTAATGACGGTCAATTTCGCCATTTTGTGACAGCAGGCGGTGAGGCGCACCTTGCCGACAATCCACAATTTGCCTCCAACCCGCTACGTGTAGAGCATCGCAAGCAACTGATTCCCCTATTAGAGCAAATGACTCGAAAAAAAACCAAAGGAGATTGGATAGCACTTCTTGAGCAAGCGAATGTTCCTTGTGGCCCCATTAATAACTTTAAAGAAGTCTTTGAAAATGAACAGGTCATTCATCGCAAAGTACAGGTTGATGTTCCGCATCCCACTACTGGCACGATGAAACTAGTAGCAAGCCCAATGCGTTTGTCAAAAACTCCTACTGAAGTCAGAATGGCTCCACCGACCCTTGGTCAACATACCACAGAAATCTTGCATGAGCGACTAAAGCTTGACGATGAGGCTATTGAACAACTGCGTAATAAGGGAATTATCTAA
- a CDS encoding DNA topoisomerase IV subunit B — protein sequence MATRKTSEYSESSIQVLKGLEPVRQRPGMYTRTDNPLHIIQEVLDNASDEALGGFGKQIIVTMHTDGSVSVEDDGRGIPVGMHPTEKLPVVEIVFTQLHAGGKFEKGTGGAYAFSGGLHGVGVSVTNALSKRLEVTVWRDGQMSTLTFADGKVIEKLKSVPSTKEDKSHGTRVRAWPDGKYFDSSVIPMPELIRLLRSKAVLLPGVKVTLIQEKTGDTQTWQYAQGLRGYLNEAIAQAGHGAEVIPPFEGEQYATGSGDDDSFAEGEGAAWVVCWTEDGAPVRESYVNLIPTPAGGTHESGLREGLFNAVKGFIEMHALQPKGVKLMPEDVFARASFILSAKVLDPQFQGQIKERLNSRDAVRLVSGYVKSALELWLNQHVDYGRKLADLVIKQAQARTRAGQKVEKKKSSGVAVLPGKLTDCESQDTTMNEIFLVEGDSAGGSAKMGRNKEYQAILPLRGKVLNTWEAERDRLFANNEVHDIAVAIGVDPHGPNDNPDLSNLRYGKVCILSDADVDGAHIQVLLLTLFYKHFPKLIELGHVHISRPPLFRVDAPARGKKPAQKIYALDANELQAIEDKLRKDGVKESAWQISRFKGLGEMSAEQLWDTTLNPDTRRLLPVTLGAWTEDETFKTMDMLMGKSESGARRDWLEERGNEVEADI from the coding sequence ATGGCTACCCGTAAAACTTCCGAATACAGCGAATCGTCGATTCAGGTCCTCAAAGGACTAGAACCAGTCCGTCAGCGGCCTGGAATGTACACCCGTACCGATAATCCTCTCCATATCATTCAAGAGGTGCTAGATAACGCATCTGATGAGGCTCTAGGTGGATTTGGCAAGCAAATCATCGTTACGATGCATACCGACGGTAGCGTCAGTGTTGAGGACGATGGTCGAGGCATTCCGGTGGGTATGCATCCCACAGAGAAGTTGCCAGTAGTTGAGATTGTTTTTACACAACTGCATGCTGGTGGTAAGTTTGAAAAAGGCACGGGTGGTGCTTATGCATTCTCTGGTGGTCTACATGGTGTTGGTGTTTCTGTTACCAACGCGCTATCTAAGAGATTAGAGGTGACCGTTTGGCGTGATGGCCAGATGTCTACCTTAACTTTTGCAGATGGCAAGGTGATTGAGAAGCTCAAATCAGTCCCATCCACAAAAGAAGATAAATCACACGGCACACGCGTGCGCGCTTGGCCCGATGGTAAATATTTTGATAGCTCAGTCATCCCCATGCCTGAGTTGATTCGCCTGTTGCGTTCCAAAGCAGTGTTATTGCCTGGCGTAAAAGTTACGCTGATCCAAGAGAAAACAGGCGATACCCAGACCTGGCAATACGCTCAGGGATTGCGTGGCTATTTAAACGAAGCGATTGCACAAGCAGGCCATGGCGCAGAGGTTATTCCTCCTTTTGAGGGCGAGCAATATGCCACCGGTTCGGGAGATGATGATTCCTTTGCTGAGGGTGAGGGCGCTGCCTGGGTAGTTTGTTGGACTGAAGATGGTGCACCCGTACGCGAGAGCTATGTGAACTTGATTCCTACTCCTGCAGGCGGTACTCATGAAAGTGGTTTGCGTGAAGGTTTATTTAATGCTGTCAAAGGCTTTATTGAAATGCACGCATTGCAACCAAAGGGTGTTAAGTTGATGCCTGAAGATGTATTTGCGCGTGCTTCATTCATCCTTTCTGCCAAAGTATTAGATCCTCAATTCCAGGGGCAAATTAAAGAGCGACTCAATTCACGGGACGCAGTGCGTTTGGTTTCGGGGTATGTTAAATCGGCACTGGAGCTTTGGCTAAATCAACACGTTGACTACGGTCGTAAGTTGGCTGATTTAGTTATCAAGCAAGCCCAAGCGAGAACTCGTGCAGGTCAAAAGGTTGAGAAGAAAAAGTCCTCTGGCGTGGCAGTTCTTCCGGGCAAACTCACAGATTGTGAAAGTCAGGACACCACTATGAATGAAATCTTCCTGGTGGAGGGTGATTCTGCTGGTGGTTCAGCCAAAATGGGTCGCAATAAGGAGTATCAAGCTATCTTGCCATTACGCGGTAAGGTCTTAAATACATGGGAGGCGGAGCGTGATCGCCTGTTTGCCAATAATGAAGTTCATGACATCGCAGTTGCGATTGGCGTCGATCCTCATGGACCTAACGACAACCCCGATCTTTCTAATTTGCGTTATGGGAAGGTTTGCATTCTTTCTGATGCGGACGTTGATGGTGCGCACATTCAGGTCTTGCTTTTAACCTTGTTTTATAAACATTTCCCCAAACTAATTGAGTTAGGTCATGTGCATATTTCCAGGCCGCCACTCTTTAGAGTCGATGCGCCAGCGCGTGGCAAAAAGCCAGCGCAAAAAATATATGCGCTCGATGCTAATGAGTTGCAAGCCATTGAAGATAAATTGCGTAAAGATGGCGTTAAAGAGTCCGCATGGCAGATCTCCCGTTTTAAAGGTTTGGGAGAAATGAGCGCTGAGCAGTTATGGGACACCACTTTAAATCCAGATACTCGTCGTTTACTGCCCGTAACATTAGGTGCCTGGACAGAAGATGAGACATTTAAAACCATGGATATGTTGATGGGTAAATCAGAATCTGGAGCGCGTCGCGATTGGCTTGAAGAGCGCGGCAATGAAGTAGAGGCGGATATCTAA
- the parC gene encoding DNA topoisomerase IV subunit A, whose amino-acid sequence MDVVEVDEAPATSSGGGSGNHDPKTIDLNEDGKDSLTLAVYAERAYLDYAISVVKGRALPEVADGQKPVQRRILFSMNEMGLRADAKPVKSARVVGDVLGKFHPHGDQSAYDALVRLAQSFSLRYPLIDGQGNFGSRDGDGAAAMRYTEARLTKIASLLLSEIDEGTVDFAPNYDGSFQEPKLLPARLPFVLLNGASGIAVGMATEIPSHNLREVASAAVALMKSPKISTSELLEIMPGPDYPGGGQIISSAAEIAQIYEAGRGSIKVRARWSVEELARGQWQVVVNELPPATSSQRVLQEIEEITNPKVKVGKKTLTPEQNNLKSTILNVLDGVRDESSKDAAVRLVFEPKSKNIDINEFVNLLLAHTSLESNAPMNLVMIGNDGRPRQKGLKEILTEWIAFRVATVTRRTQHRLGKVKDRMHILEGRLTVLLNIDKVIKIIRNSDEPKADLIKEFKLSDRQAEDILDIRLRQLARLEGIKIEQELKELKAERDDLEGLLQSDTVLRKRIIKEIESDMRDFGDDRRTLIQEDKRAVAETKVIDEPVTVIVSQKGWVRVRQGHEHDATQFSFKTGDALYATFEVRTVDVIQGFGSDGRVYTVPVSELPGARGDGSPLTSFVNLAAGSQMVAYYAGQADDLVLLSTKAGYGFLANVADMTTRNKAGKSFLSMDAKVPGDAPLGASKVKVGMKQVACLSEASKLLVFPLDELKRLPTGGKGVILMGLDDKEYLASAIAVGPDGATYSGAGRAGKPTELSLDAKTLKSFAGNRARKGHFVEPRLKDGKLKAN is encoded by the coding sequence ATCGATGTTGTCGAGGTTGACGAAGCTCCAGCCACATCATCAGGCGGTGGATCGGGCAATCATGATCCAAAGACAATTGATCTTAATGAAGATGGTAAAGATAGCTTAACCTTAGCGGTATATGCGGAACGTGCTTATTTAGATTACGCCATTAGCGTAGTTAAAGGTCGCGCATTGCCAGAAGTTGCTGATGGTCAAAAACCTGTACAACGTCGCATTTTGTTCTCCATGAACGAGATGGGTTTGCGCGCAGATGCGAAGCCTGTGAAAAGTGCTAGAGTAGTTGGAGATGTGCTTGGTAAGTTTCATCCGCATGGTGATCAATCTGCTTACGATGCTTTAGTGCGTTTAGCGCAAAGCTTCTCATTGCGTTATCCCTTAATTGATGGACAAGGAAACTTCGGTTCTCGCGATGGTGATGGTGCTGCTGCAATGCGCTATACCGAGGCGCGTTTAACGAAAATTGCAAGCCTGCTTTTAAGTGAGATCGATGAGGGAACGGTTGATTTTGCGCCAAATTATGATGGCTCATTTCAAGAGCCTAAGCTTCTTCCGGCACGTTTACCATTTGTTCTGCTAAATGGCGCATCGGGTATTGCTGTAGGTATGGCAACAGAAATTCCTTCGCATAATTTGCGTGAAGTAGCCTCTGCAGCCGTTGCTTTGATGAAGTCTCCCAAGATTAGTACTTCTGAGTTATTGGAGATCATGCCTGGGCCAGATTACCCCGGTGGTGGACAAATTATTTCTTCTGCGGCGGAGATTGCTCAGATTTACGAAGCGGGGCGCGGCAGTATTAAGGTGCGCGCACGCTGGTCAGTGGAAGAATTGGCGCGTGGCCAATGGCAAGTAGTTGTAAATGAACTTCCCCCTGCCACATCTTCTCAGCGCGTTTTACAAGAGATTGAAGAAATTACCAATCCAAAGGTAAAGGTTGGTAAAAAGACATTAACTCCTGAGCAGAATAATCTGAAATCGACCATTCTGAATGTGCTTGATGGAGTTCGTGATGAATCGAGTAAGGATGCGGCGGTTCGTCTGGTATTTGAGCCCAAGAGCAAGAATATCGATATCAATGAGTTCGTGAACTTATTGTTGGCCCATACTTCACTAGAATCCAATGCGCCAATGAACTTGGTGATGATTGGCAATGATGGTCGTCCGCGTCAAAAAGGCTTGAAAGAAATTCTTACTGAGTGGATTGCCTTCAGGGTTGCTACTGTTACGCGCAGAACCCAGCATCGCTTAGGTAAAGTCAAAGACCGCATGCATATTTTGGAAGGGCGCTTAACTGTTCTTCTAAATATTGATAAGGTCATCAAGATCATTCGCAATAGCGATGAGCCCAAAGCAGATTTGATTAAAGAGTTCAAGCTGAGCGATCGTCAGGCAGAAGATATCTTGGATATTCGTTTGCGTCAGTTGGCTCGCTTGGAAGGTATCAAAATTGAGCAAGAGCTGAAAGAGCTTAAAGCTGAGCGCGATGATTTGGAAGGTTTGTTGCAAAGCGATACCGTCTTGCGCAAGCGCATCATCAAAGAAATCGAATCCGACATGAGGGATTTTGGCGATGATCGCCGTACCCTGATTCAGGAAGATAAACGTGCAGTGGCCGAGACGAAAGTGATTGACGAGCCCGTAACAGTTATCGTTTCACAAAAAGGGTGGGTGCGGGTGCGTCAAGGTCATGAACACGATGCAACTCAATTTAGCTTCAAGACTGGAGATGCCCTCTATGCCACTTTTGAAGTCAGAACTGTTGATGTGATCCAAGGTTTTGGCAGCGATGGTCGCGTTTATACCGTGCCAGTGAGTGAATTGCCTGGTGCGCGTGGTGATGGTTCGCCATTGACGAGTTTCGTCAATCTTGCCGCAGGCTCGCAAATGGTTGCCTACTATGCAGGTCAAGCAGATGATTTAGTGCTTCTTTCCACAAAAGCGGGCTATGGTTTCCTTGCCAATGTGGCTGATATGACTACGCGCAACAAGGCTGGTAAATCATTCCTAAGTATGGATGCCAAAGTGCCAGGGGATGCACCATTGGGTGCTTCTAAAGTTAAGGTAGGCATGAAGCAAGTTGCCTGCTTATCTGAAGCCTCAAAGCTATTAGTTTTCCCTCTAGATGAGTTGAAGCGTTTGCCAACTGGTGGCAAGGGCGTCATTCTGATGGGCTTAGACGATAAAGAGTATCTGGCTTCCGCAATAGCAGTTGGACCAGATGGAGCGACTTATTCAGGTGCTGGGCGCGCAGGCAAGCCAACCGAGTTGAGTTTGGATGCAAAAACATTGAAGTCATTCGCTGGAAACCGAGCTCGCAAAGGCCATTTTGTCGAGCCACGCCTTAAAGACGGCAAGTTAAAGGCAAATTAG
- a CDS encoding XdhC family protein yields MNSTDLSVLKSAVEWLQSGQAVAIATVVQTWGSAPRPVGSWLAIRADGQVAGSVSGGCVEDDLIRRVQTEILTRDTPEMVVYGVTQQEAARFGLPCGGTLRLLVEPKPQLTILEKLLENISSHQITRRSVNLASGHSILAPGNRNDEFVCTEKEMQTTYGPRWRMVIIGAGQLSLYAADFALASDFEVIVIDPREEYAEGLDRADITFIKGMPDDVLLEIGIDSHTAVVALTHDPKLDDMALMEALKSPAFYVGALGSRKNTQKRKERLLEFDVTQEQVEKLHGPVGLYIGALTPPEIAVSILAEVIAVKYGVSIPKKT; encoded by the coding sequence ATGAATAGTACCGATTTAAGCGTCCTCAAATCAGCCGTTGAATGGCTCCAATCGGGTCAAGCAGTGGCGATTGCTACAGTCGTTCAAACTTGGGGTTCAGCACCTCGCCCCGTAGGCTCTTGGCTCGCGATACGAGCGGATGGCCAAGTTGCGGGGTCGGTCTCAGGCGGTTGTGTTGAAGATGACCTTATTCGCCGAGTGCAAACCGAGATCCTCACCCGCGATACACCTGAAATGGTGGTCTATGGCGTAACTCAACAAGAGGCAGCAAGATTTGGGCTCCCTTGTGGAGGCACTCTGCGCCTATTGGTTGAACCAAAACCACAATTGACCATCTTAGAGAAGCTTCTGGAGAATATCTCCTCGCATCAAATTACCCGTCGGTCTGTAAATTTAGCTAGCGGGCATTCTATTTTGGCCCCGGGCAATCGAAATGATGAGTTCGTTTGTACCGAAAAAGAAATGCAAACCACCTATGGACCTCGCTGGCGCATGGTCATTATTGGTGCTGGTCAGCTTTCACTGTACGCGGCAGATTTTGCCCTAGCTTCTGATTTTGAAGTCATCGTAATCGATCCTCGTGAAGAATATGCTGAAGGACTTGATCGTGCGGACATCACTTTTATAAAAGGGATGCCGGATGATGTTTTGCTTGAAATCGGTATCGATTCCCATACAGCGGTTGTTGCACTCACACATGATCCCAAACTCGATGACATGGCGTTGATGGAAGCCCTCAAGTCACCAGCCTTTTATGTGGGCGCATTAGGCAGTAGAAAAAATACCCAAAAACGCAAAGAACGTTTATTGGAGTTTGATGTTACTCAAGAGCAAGTTGAGAAATTGCATGGTCCAGTTGGACTTTATATCGGCGCCCTCACCCCACCAGAAATCGCTGTTTCGATTCTGGCAGAAGTGATTGCCGTGAAATACGGCGTAAGCATTCCGAAGAAAACCTAA
- a CDS encoding NTP transferase domain-containing protein: MPVNSEPHQNTPLRLAILILAAGEGSRLGGYPKALLKKDGDTLLKRFISSTQTLCPIETLVVTGFYSEKIEAEIQLLQQEIKSPITWVQNLNPAMGQSSSVRLGITSLKSDYDVLLIALCDQPNIGADEIDALLEQFNQLSKGQEIVLPMVNQQRGNPVLFSRRVMNQILTTPEMVCRSYMDQHPEIVHGFITDNQAYVLDVDTLSDIQKLGLDSIES, translated from the coding sequence ATGCCTGTTAATAGTGAACCTCACCAAAATACCCCCTTACGCCTAGCCATCTTGATACTGGCTGCAGGCGAGGGGAGTCGTTTGGGTGGTTATCCCAAGGCTTTGTTAAAAAAGGATGGGGATACATTATTAAAACGTTTTATTAGTTCCACACAAACACTTTGCCCAATCGAGACTTTGGTTGTTACCGGTTTTTACTCGGAAAAAATTGAAGCGGAAATTCAATTGCTTCAGCAGGAAATCAAAAGTCCAATAACTTGGGTGCAAAATTTAAATCCAGCAATGGGTCAATCATCTTCTGTACGCTTAGGCATCACATCACTTAAAAGTGACTATGACGTTTTGTTAATTGCTTTATGCGATCAACCTAATATTGGTGCCGATGAAATTGACGCTTTGCTAGAGCAATTCAATCAGTTATCTAAAGGGCAAGAAATTGTGCTGCCGATGGTCAATCAGCAGCGCGGTAACCCCGTATTATTTTCACGAAGGGTGATGAATCAAATCCTAACAACTCCAGAGATGGTTTGCCGATCCTATATGGACCAACATCCAGAGATTGTTCATGGCTTTATTACTGACAATCAAGCTTATGTACTGGATGTCGATACATTGAGCGACATCCAGAAGCTCGGACTTGATTCTATTGAGTCTTAA
- a CDS encoding RidA family protein, with translation MSTTISERLKSLGIDLPPPGQAAAAYVMAVTSGNTVFLSGHIAKRDGKPWVGKLGKDMDTKTGKTAARSIAIDLISTLQNHLGSLDKVKRITKVMGLVNSTDSYTEQHLVVNGCSELLFEVFGDAGKHARSAFGVAQIPLGACVEIELIAEI, from the coding sequence ATGAGCACAACAATTAGCGAACGCCTTAAATCCCTCGGAATTGATTTGCCACCACCAGGACAGGCTGCTGCAGCTTATGTCATGGCAGTCACAAGCGGCAACACTGTTTTTTTATCGGGTCATATTGCCAAACGAGATGGCAAGCCTTGGGTCGGAAAACTTGGCAAGGATATGGATACAAAGACTGGCAAAACAGCGGCGCGTTCGATCGCTATCGATTTAATATCCACACTACAAAACCATTTAGGCTCTTTGGATAAGGTCAAGCGCATCACTAAAGTAATGGGTTTAGTGAACTCAACAGATAGCTATACTGAACAACATCTAGTCGTCAACGGTTGCTCTGAATTGCTTTTCGAAGTTTTTGGTGATGCTGGTAAACATGCACGCAGCGCCTTTGGTGTAGCTCAAATACCTCTTGGAGCATGCGTTGAAATTGAATTAATCGCAGAGATTTAA
- a CDS encoding VWA domain-containing protein, which translates to MLIQFFLNLKEAKVPVSVREFLTLLEALKSGVINPSIDEFYQLARMTLIKDEQHFDRFDQVFGSYFNGIEQIIALSPDIPLDWLEKKLQRVLTEEEKAALQKLGGPEALQKRLEELLKEQKEWHGGGNKWIGAGGSSPFGHSGYHPEGIRIGGESAGNRTAIKVWEAREFKDYDSDLALGTRNIKVALRRLRRFAREGSALELDLDKTIHSTAANAGMLDIQMRPERHNQVKVLLLMDVGGSMDDHIQRIAELFSAAKAEFKHLEHYYFHNCVYENLWQSNRRRRDQVTPTQDIINKYGPDYKLIFVGDATMSPYEILSPNGSVEYNNKEAGAVWINRLIDHFPHFAWLNPEPESIWQYRQSIDIMQNLMKGRMYPVTLNGLESAMRQLSK; encoded by the coding sequence ATGTTGATTCAATTCTTCCTGAACCTGAAAGAGGCGAAAGTGCCTGTTTCTGTTAGAGAGTTTTTAACTCTTTTGGAAGCATTGAAATCAGGCGTAATCAATCCATCTATTGATGAGTTTTATCAACTTGCTCGCATGACATTGATTAAGGATGAGCAGCACTTTGATCGCTTTGATCAAGTCTTTGGCAGCTACTTTAATGGGATTGAGCAAATCATTGCCCTCTCACCAGATATTCCGTTGGACTGGCTAGAAAAGAAACTTCAAAGAGTGTTAACTGAAGAAGAAAAAGCGGCGCTTCAAAAATTAGGCGGCCCTGAGGCCCTTCAAAAACGACTCGAAGAACTTTTAAAAGAGCAAAAAGAATGGCATGGTGGTGGAAATAAATGGATTGGCGCTGGTGGCTCCTCACCATTTGGTCATAGCGGATATCACCCTGAAGGCATTCGGATTGGTGGCGAAAGTGCTGGCAATAGAACCGCCATCAAAGTTTGGGAAGCGCGAGAATTTAAAGACTATGACAGTGATTTAGCCCTAGGAACGCGCAATATTAAAGTTGCATTACGTCGCTTACGTCGTTTTGCTCGCGAGGGATCGGCTCTTGAGCTCGATTTAGATAAGACCATTCATTCAACTGCAGCTAATGCTGGCATGCTTGATATTCAAATGCGACCTGAACGCCATAATCAGGTCAAGGTGTTGCTGTTGATGGATGTGGGCGGCTCAATGGATGATCACATTCAACGGATTGCTGAATTATTCTCTGCTGCAAAGGCTGAATTTAAGCACCTTGAGCATTACTATTTTCATAACTGTGTTTATGAGAACTTATGGCAAAGTAATCGTCGCAGACGTGACCAAGTTACCCCCACACAAGACATTATCAATAAATATGGACCAGACTATAAATTGATATTTGTTGGAGATGCGACGATGTCTCCCTATGAAATATTAAGCCCCAATGGATCAGTCGAGTACAACAATAAAGAAGCTGGCGCCGTATGGATCAATCGGTTGATAGATCACTTCCCACACTTTGCCTGGCTTAACCCAGAGCCCGAGTCAATCTGGCAATACCGTCAATCCATTGACATCATGCAAAATCTCATGAAAGGCCGCATGTATCCAGTAACTTTAAATGGCCTTGAAAGTGCTATGCGCCAGCTTTCCAAGTAA